A genomic window from Elaeis guineensis isolate ETL-2024a chromosome 3, EG11, whole genome shotgun sequence includes:
- the LOC105042112 gene encoding probable RNA-dependent RNA polymerase 1 isoform X4 yields the protein MGNTAAPLIYSTFAVSLDSVTELQVVAAPKIYELFPRNSGLLLEDPIYNYFKDPPDDQWVRTTDFSPLCSIGQSSALCLQLSYDCDLPNIRDYFVFYKESEGHFDLERGISYSCSLDLVPIVEPRPRIEVPYKILFKINHMVQNGTLFGPTLDEKFFRLVSPQYVRIDYIECAIEEMYFSKSSFFNPANWLTEKYSKFKRSTRLPKSPSISLDSGLVYVYRVQVTPSKVYFYGPEVNVSNRVLRHFSEDIENFIRVSFVDEDWEKMHSTDLSSRSGSAGNEKHTALYRRTLSVLRNGITIGGKNFKFLAFSSSQLRENSSWMFASNGRLTAAAIRKWMGDFHEIRNVAKYAARLGQSFSSSTETLTVDKHDVDDIPDVRDGKYVFSDGIGKISAEFSRRVAIKCGLKSSTPSAFQIRYGGYKGVVAVDPTSSKKLSLRESMRKYKSDNTKLDVLAYSKYQPCFLNRQLITLLSTLGVGDWIFEMKQEEAVNELDKMLTDPDRAWEAIELMSPGETTSVLKELLLCGYKPDSEPFISMLLQTFRAARLLELKNKSRIFIQKGRAMMGCLDETRTLEYGQVFVQVSCTGRMQFHNNGLFMYGGSESDHHTAVLKGKVVIAKNPCLHPGDIRVLSAVDVPELHHMVDCVVFPQKGKRPHPNECSGSDLDGDIYFVSWDADLIPPRVVTPMDYTSAPSEILDHDVTIEEVMEYFTNYIVNDSLGIIANAHTVFADKKPLKAESEECTELARLFSIAVDFPKTGVPAEIPTHLHVKEYPDFMEKLDKVTYESKGVIGKLYRAIKDHTWGQIKAFTKEMARKSYDPDMEVDGFEEYLDEAFLFKGEYDFKLGNLLEHYGIKTEAEILSGSIMKMSKNFTKYKDGEAIGLAVRSLRKEARAWFNEKRIDCEDEDDVYAKASAWYHVTYHPDYWGCYNEGLNRPHFLSFPWCVYDKLTIIKKKTMSMRKAKTILFSLQHKMETSLRMS from the exons ATGGGAAATACAGCTGCACCGCTCATCTACTCAACATTTGCAGTTTCTCTTGATTCAG TTACTGAACTACAGGTGGTAGCTGCTCCCAAGATTTATGAACTGTTCCCACGTAATTCAGGTCTTCTGCTTGAAGATCCAATATATAATTACTTTAAAGACCCTCCAGATGATCAGTGGGTCAGGACGACAGATTTCTCCCCATTATGTAGCATTGGACAATCTTCTGCATTGTGTTTGCAGCTGTCGTATGACTGCGATCTTCCAAATATCCGTGACTACTTTGTCTTTTATAAGGAATCTGAAGGTCATTTTGACTTGGAGAGAGGCATTTCCTACTCTTGCAGCTTGGATCTAGTCCCAATTGTCGAACCTCGCCCAAGGATTGAGGTTCCATATAAAATTCTCTTCAAGATTAATCATATGGTTCAGAACGGGACACTTTTTGGGCCCAcgcttgatgaaaaattttttaggcTGGTCAGTCCTCAGTATGTCCGTATTGATTATATAGAATGTGCCATAGAAGAGATGTATTTTTCAAAAAGCTCCTTTTTCAATCCAGCAAATTGGCTGACTGAAAAGTACTCAAAATTTAAAAGATCCACCCGCCTTCCAAAATCACCTAGCATATCTTTGGATTCTGGCTTGGTTTATGTTTACAGGGTGCAAGTGACCCCTTCCAAAGTATACTTTTATGGACCTGAGGTTAATGTGTCCAATCGTGTGCTACGCCATTTTTCTGAAGATATAGAAAATTTTATTCGAGTTTCTTTTGTTGATGAGGATTGGGAGAAAATGCATTCAACAGATTTGTCATCCCGATCTGGTTCTGCAGGAAATGAAAAGCATACTGCCCTTTATAGGAGAACACTGTCAGTACTGAGAAATGGCATAACTATCGGTGGTAAGAACTTTAAATTTCTTGCTTTCTCATCTAGTCAGTTACGGGAAAATTCTTCATGGATGTTTGCTTCAAATGGAAGATTAACTGCAGCTGCTATCAGAAAGTGGATGGGCGATTTCCATGAGATAAGAAATGTGGCTAAATATGCTGCTAGGCTTGGTCAATCTTTTAGTTCCTCTACTGAAACTTTAACTGTTGACAAGCatgatgttgatgatatccctgaTGTAAGAGATGGAAAATATGTTTTCTCTGATGGTATTGGGAAAATATCTGCTGAATTTTCTAGGAGAGTGGCCATAAAGTGTGGCTTAAAAAGTTCAACTCCATCAgccttccaaatcagatatggtGGTTATAAAGGTGTTGTTGCTGTCGATCCAACCTCATCGAAGAAGCTATCCTTGCGAGAAAGCATGCGCAAATATAAATCAGATAACACGAAATTGGATGTCCTTGCATACAGCAAGTATCAGCCATGTTTCCTCAACCGTCAGCTGATCACTCTTCTTTCAACATTGGGAGTTGGGGATTGGATTTTTGAAATGAAGCAAGAAGAAGCTGTGAATGAATTGGATAAGATGTTAACTGATCCAGATAGGGCATGGGAAGCAATCGAGCTTATGTCCCCAGGAGAAACAACCAGTGTTCTCAAAGAATTGCTATTGTGTGGTTATAAGCCTGATTCTGAACCTTTCATTTCAATGCTGCTCCAAACGTTTAGGGCAGCAAGGTTGTTGGAACTGAAAAATAAGTCGAGAATATTTATTCAGAAAGGAAGAGCAATGATGGGGTGCTTGGATGAAACTAGAACCTTGGAATATGGGCAGGTATTTGTTCAAGTTTCTTGCACTGGAAGAATGCAGTTCCACAATAATGGTCTTTTCATGTATGGTGGAAGTGAATCAGACCACCATACTGCTGTGCTGAAGGGGAAAGTTGTCATTGCTAAAAACCCCTGCCTCCACCCTGGGGACATCCGTGTTTTATCAGCTGTTGATGTTCCAGAGCTGCACCATATGGTTGACTGTGTTGTTTTTCCACAGAAAGGGAAAAG GCCCCACCCAAATGAGTGTTCAGGGAGTGACTTGGATGGGGATATATACTTTGTGAGTTGGGATGCTGATCTCATTCCTCCTCGTGTAGTCACGCCTATGGATTACACTTCAGCACCAAGTGAGATCTTAGATCATGATGTAACAATTGAG GAAGTGATGGAGTACTTTACCAATTATATAGTCAATGACAGCCTTGGAATTATTGCAAATGCCCACACAGTCTTTGCAGATAAGAAGCCACTCAAGGCTGAGAGTGAGGAATGCACAGAGCTTGCGAGACTCTTCTCTATTGCTGTTGACTTCCCAAAGACAGGAGTGCCTGCTGAAATCcctactcatttgcatgtcaAGGAGTATCCTGATTTCATGGAAAAGCTGGACAAAGTTACCTATGAGTCAAAGGGAGTAATAGGAAAGCTCTACAGAGCAATCAAAGACCACACATGGGGCCAGATAAAGGCATTTACAAAGGAGATGGCTAGGAAATCATACGACCCTGACATGGAAGTTGATGGCTTTGAGGAGTACCTTGATGAAGCTTTTTTGTTCAAGGGGGAATATGATTTCAAGTTGGGGAACCTGTTGGAACATTATGGAATAAAAACCGAGGCTGAGATCCTTAGTGGGAGTATAATGAAGATGTCAAAGAACTTCACTAAGTACAAGGATGGCGAGGCAATTGGATTGGCAGTTAGGTCATTGAGGAAAGAAGCTAGAGCATGGTTCAATGAGAAGCGCATCGATTGTGAGGATGAAGATGATGTCTATGCTAAGGCATCTGCTTGGTATCACGTGACATACCATCCGGACTACTGGGGTTGCTATAATGAAGGCTTGAACAGGCCTCATTTCCTGAGCTTTCCATGGTGTGTCTATGACAAGTTGACAATTATCAAGAAAAAGACGATGAGCATGAGGAAGGCTAAAACCATATTATTCTCACTACAGCATAAAATGGAGACGAGCCTGCGGATGAGCTGA